A genomic stretch from Verrucomicrobiia bacterium includes:
- the mfd gene encoding transcription-repair coupling factor — protein MLRSFPCLAQDLVIPATSELFAEVSHTPAVQSLARLVEKGGVLSCPGVASAAQPFLAVLLHHLFPMRPLVVVAEGLKTQESFQQDIATLLQVESSLLEQSPPAPSPGSPSASGAPLFYPAWETFPHEERLPHVDVISERLETLIALIAPRQPLPAGPAPVVVTSVLALLQRTFARETLRGQIRKVRRGERVEPLDLVDWLEQQGYEPEAQVTQKGELALRGGILDLYPLNSSWPVRLEFFGDEIESLRNFDPLTQISRHEIPEVTLAPAGELGLLKKRATNDAAHDSTARNQGLTGQNLGTLLEYLPNNTLLLFCEPSQLKARAEEYGNQVPGSDPFYVALPQFQKQAAARGMALIEAAEAVSDRPEAWASSAPLSGDEQEEQPGTSQASSPLERIRTPQFQSLEAFRPLSDRPPEPQVAETQRREFFVQMHRWLRQGYSLHVFCNNDGERQRFIEIWHEYGLTQSEAAPQLPDGPEPFPSLHIGSLARGFLWDDARLVVVTDAEIFGRYKVQRPRRLKSPHAQTTRSALDIDFTELDEGDYVVHLQHGIGRYAGLQVLPIGAGAKPTEGPAASANAGQECLVLEYAPSDPAQPPPRLYVPVTEAHLVSKYIGTGKAHPPLNTLGGARWAKAKAQASRAVHDVASELLAIQAARESQAGHPFAPDNSWQREFESAFLFEETPDQMRAIIETKHDMEQPKPMDRLICGDVGFGKTEVGIRAAFKAVMDGRQVAVLVPTTVLAQQHYNTFRERMADYPVRIELLSRFRSRRAQQKVVKDLRAGAVDIVIGTHRLLQKDIAFKDLGLVVIDEEQRFGVLHKEKFKMLRRLVDVLTLSATPIPRTLYLALTGARDMSAIQTPPHDRLPVETIVTQYDERVIRDAVQREINRGGQVFFLHNRVMTIDTMARKLQTLVPRARVVVGHGQMHSDDLEEVMTKFVNGEADVLLSTTIIESGLDIPNANTIIIDRADRFGLSDLYQLRGRVGRYKHQAYAYLLLPRHAGLLADVRKRLSAIKQYSTLGSGFKIAMRDLEIRGAGNLLGSEQSGHITAVGFELYCQLLKQSVSSLKGQKVKPRVEVQVRLDFLALNPAQERIPFNYISDSRHRIEVYRKLAQAADKPALQSLERELRDRFGPVPAPLALLLQLGELKILASDRGITAIEVKEDKLMLTRANDYLMVGSKFPRLSRTQPAARLNEIRKLLLAL, from the coding sequence AGCTTTCAGCAGGACATTGCCACGCTGTTGCAGGTTGAAAGCTCGCTGTTGGAACAAAGCCCGCCCGCCCCAAGCCCCGGCAGCCCCTCGGCCAGCGGTGCCCCGCTCTTTTACCCGGCCTGGGAGACATTCCCCCACGAAGAGCGGCTGCCGCACGTGGATGTCATCAGCGAACGCCTCGAGACCCTCATCGCGCTCATCGCTCCTCGCCAGCCGCTCCCCGCCGGTCCTGCCCCGGTTGTCGTCACCAGTGTCCTGGCCTTGCTCCAGCGCACCTTCGCCCGCGAAACATTGCGCGGCCAAATCCGCAAGGTCCGACGCGGCGAACGAGTCGAGCCCCTGGACCTGGTCGATTGGCTCGAACAACAGGGCTATGAGCCCGAGGCGCAGGTCACTCAAAAAGGCGAATTGGCCCTGCGCGGGGGCATCCTAGACCTCTATCCCCTGAACAGCTCGTGGCCGGTCCGCCTGGAGTTCTTCGGCGATGAAATCGAGTCCCTCCGCAATTTTGACCCGCTAACCCAAATCTCCCGCCACGAAATCCCGGAAGTCACTTTGGCCCCTGCAGGCGAGCTTGGTCTGTTAAAAAAACGCGCGACAAATGACGCAGCACACGATTCAACGGCCCGCAACCAAGGCCTGACAGGCCAGAATCTCGGCACGTTGCTCGAGTACCTGCCCAACAACACCCTCCTTCTTTTCTGCGAGCCTTCCCAACTCAAGGCCCGCGCGGAGGAGTACGGCAACCAAGTGCCCGGCTCGGACCCGTTCTATGTTGCCTTGCCACAATTCCAGAAACAAGCCGCCGCCAGGGGCATGGCGCTCATCGAGGCGGCGGAAGCAGTTTCAGACAGGCCCGAGGCCTGGGCCTCCAGCGCCCCGTTGTCAGGTGACGAGCAAGAGGAGCAACCTGGAACCAGTCAGGCATCCAGCCCTCTCGAACGCATTCGCACGCCGCAATTCCAAAGCCTCGAGGCATTTCGCCCGCTCAGTGATCGTCCGCCCGAACCGCAGGTCGCCGAGACCCAGCGCCGTGAGTTCTTCGTCCAGATGCATCGGTGGCTTAGGCAAGGTTACTCGCTCCATGTGTTTTGCAATAACGACGGCGAGCGGCAACGGTTCATCGAGATTTGGCACGAATACGGCCTGACCCAATCCGAGGCCGCGCCACAACTCCCGGACGGCCCCGAGCCCTTCCCTTCGTTGCACATCGGCTCCCTGGCTCGTGGCTTCCTCTGGGATGATGCCAGGCTCGTCGTCGTCACCGACGCCGAAATCTTTGGCCGCTATAAAGTCCAAAGACCGCGCCGGCTTAAATCGCCGCACGCCCAAACAACTCGTTCGGCGCTCGACATCGATTTCACTGAGCTGGATGAAGGGGATTACGTCGTGCACCTCCAGCACGGTATTGGACGCTATGCCGGTCTTCAGGTGCTGCCTATCGGCGCCGGCGCCAAGCCCACGGAAGGTCCGGCAGCAAGCGCCAACGCAGGGCAGGAATGCCTTGTCCTCGAGTACGCCCCAAGCGATCCGGCCCAGCCCCCGCCCCGGTTGTACGTGCCGGTCACAGAGGCGCACCTGGTCAGCAAGTACATCGGCACAGGCAAGGCGCATCCGCCCCTCAACACCCTGGGTGGCGCCCGCTGGGCCAAAGCCAAAGCCCAGGCCTCGCGCGCCGTCCACGATGTGGCCAGCGAACTGCTTGCCATCCAAGCCGCGCGCGAGTCCCAGGCCGGGCACCCCTTTGCCCCGGATAACTCCTGGCAACGCGAGTTCGAGAGCGCGTTCCTCTTCGAAGAAACCCCCGACCAGATGCGCGCCATTATCGAGACCAAACACGACATGGAACAACCTAAGCCCATGGACCGCCTCATCTGCGGCGACGTCGGCTTTGGCAAAACCGAGGTGGGCATCCGGGCTGCCTTCAAGGCCGTCATGGATGGACGCCAGGTGGCCGTCCTGGTCCCCACAACCGTCCTGGCCCAACAGCATTACAACACCTTCCGCGAGCGCATGGCCGATTACCCCGTGCGCATCGAACTGCTCTCCCGGTTCCGCTCCCGGCGCGCCCAGCAGAAGGTGGTCAAAGACCTCCGCGCCGGCGCGGTCGATATTGTGATTGGCACCCATCGCCTGTTGCAAAAGGACATTGCCTTCAAGGACCTCGGCCTGGTCGTCATCGATGAGGAACAGCGCTTCGGTGTCTTGCACAAAGAAAAGTTCAAGATGTTGCGACGCCTGGTCGATGTGCTCACCCTCAGCGCCACCCCCATCCCGCGCACGCTCTACCTCGCCCTCACCGGCGCGCGCGACATGAGCGCCATCCAAACCCCGCCTCATGACCGCCTCCCCGTTGAAACTATCGTCACCCAATACGACGAGCGCGTCATCCGCGACGCCGTCCAGCGCGAAATCAACCGCGGCGGCCAGGTCTTCTTTCTTCATAACCGCGTCATGACCATCGACACCATGGCGCGCAAGCTCCAAACCCTGGTGCCCCGCGCGCGCGTCGTCGTCGGCCACGGCCAAATGCACAGTGACGACCTCGAAGAGGTCATGACCAAATTCGTCAACGGCGAGGCCGATGTCCTGCTCTCGACTACGATTATCGAAAGCGGCCTGGATATTCCCAATGCCAATACCATCATCATCGATCGGGCCGACCGCTTCGGCTTGAGCGATCTCTACCAGTTGCGTGGCCGGGTCGGGCGCTACAAACACCAGGCCTACGCCTACCTCCTGCTGCCGCGCCACGCCGGTCTCCTGGCCGATGTGCGCAAACGCCTCAGCGCCATCAAACAATACTCCACCCTCGGCAGCGGCTTTAAAATTGCCATGCGCGATTTGGAAATCCGCGGCGCCGGCAATCTCCTGGGCTCCGAGCAAAGCGGCCATATCACCGCCGTCGGCTTCGAACTGTACTGTCAGCTTCTTAAACAAAGCGTTTCTTCATTGAAAGGCCAGAAGGTCAAACCGCGCGTCGAAGTCCAGGTCCGCCTGGATTTCCTGGCGCTTAACCCGGCCCAGGAACGCATCCCGTTCAATTACATCTCCGATTCCCGCCACCGCATCGAAGTCTATCGCAAGCTCGCCCAGGCGGCTGATAAACCTGCCTTGCAGTCCCTCGAACGGGAACTGCGCGACCGCTTCGGGCCTGTCCCTGCTCCCTTGGCGCTCTTGTTGCAGCTCGGTGAACTCAAGATTCTTGCTTCCGACCGCGGCATCACCGCTATCGAAGTCAAAGAGGATAAACTCATGCTCACCCGCGCCAATGATTACCTCATGGTCGGCAGCAAATTCCCACGCCTCTCCCGCACCCAACCCGCCGCCCGCTTGAACGAAATCCGCAAGCTCCTCCTGGCCTTGTGA